A genomic segment from Desulfurispirillum indicum S5 encodes:
- a CDS encoding IS5 family transposase → MSKVQSWEVSDAFWQRVEPLLPIQQRDPDKTYKRKPGGGRKRLDPRMAFSGIVYVLRTGCQWKAIPKEQFGCASAVHKYFIEWSKAGVFEAIWRQGLAEYDEMEGIAWEWQSIDGGMYKAPMALETVGKNPTDRGKNGSKRHVLVDGRGVPLSIVVTGANRHDVSQLEAVLDGVVFEKPAEQEQHLCADCGYKGKQALSSILQRGYIPHVKQRKEEIEDKKRDPSKKARRWIVEASISWFNRFRKIHVRFEKLEVTHYGLTCLAAAIITYRKIGVIYG, encoded by the coding sequence ATGTCTAAAGTGCAATCATGGGAAGTCTCAGATGCTTTCTGGCAAAGAGTTGAGCCTTTGCTGCCAATCCAGCAAAGAGATCCTGACAAGACCTACAAACGCAAGCCTGGTGGCGGACGGAAGCGACTTGACCCCAGAATGGCGTTTTCCGGCATTGTCTATGTGCTGCGCACCGGTTGCCAGTGGAAAGCCATACCCAAGGAGCAGTTTGGTTGCGCCAGTGCCGTGCACAAGTACTTCATTGAGTGGAGTAAGGCCGGTGTATTCGAAGCTATTTGGCGTCAAGGGCTGGCTGAGTATGACGAGATGGAGGGAATTGCCTGGGAGTGGCAAAGCATAGATGGCGGAATGTACAAAGCACCAATGGCTCTTGAAACCGTAGGGAAGAACCCGACGGATCGGGGAAAAAACGGGAGCAAGCGTCATGTCCTGGTGGACGGTCGTGGCGTCCCGTTGTCCATCGTCGTAACCGGAGCGAACCGGCATGATGTGAGCCAGCTTGAAGCTGTTCTTGATGGCGTAGTCTTCGAGAAGCCTGCAGAGCAGGAGCAGCATCTTTGCGCAGATTGTGGCTACAAGGGAAAGCAGGCGCTCAGCAGCATTCTTCAGCGCGGATACATACCCCATGTAAAGCAGCGAAAAGAAGAGATCGAGGACAAGAAGCGTGACCCATCAAAGAAGGCGAGGCGCTGGATAGTGGAAGCATCTATTTCCTGGTTCAACCGTTTCAGGAAGATTCATGTGCGCTTTGAGAAGCTTGAGGTCACTCACTACGGGTTGACGTGTCTTGCGGCAGCCATAATCACATACAGGAAAATCGGCGTAATTTATGGATAA
- a CDS encoding PKD domain-containing protein gives MNHSASAGLIVLTTLCLLLLSACGSSSSSTPEDPVAVLSSDRTSLPMGESVLFDASGSTPGVGNSLSYSWTLLSQPVGSTVTLVCEESELHSAQESQDGEGEEEQQPAESADCMNDAIRKLYTDLPGAYEVNVQVADSRASTHARQTINATNTEPVAVITPVPSTAYLGWVQLDGSHSAAPTDGDAAELTYAWSLTVPAASDTSLDNFTAVNPRFLADAEGTYTVSLVVRHGDTYSAPAHVEIDISAVNAIPVADVGGTQEGSDRVYRVNRGETVTLDGTGSTDADGDDLAYSWRFVGEYETFPIVPTGSQVMELTDARSATPSFIPDMAGTWYVELHVHDGLSRSQPATAKVIVTKPEDAPNTRPVLVANTKPTYVEANVIHRLVDWFDAYDIDGDTLTFTYTWLEKPSGNTDPLNWNPQGIIIAAPGTYTVSIVANDGHEDSEPLEITLQASVGGLANTRPVAEVVVPVSTALTGQVVLLDGTKSYDPDDDQIFWQWSWIERPVGSNTDFLDGTATMSRAEFIPDVPGAYIAALSVTDSQGAVSVPWQVSRQNHATSLKTATILAKEQNHAPVLNPGFTHSGGVRLHQLGRVRQQGLYSPVVLAEGKILPAVNMLAGGFDPDGDRLYYNWTLEEQPADSTAELSLWGRLESGTEPDSAAALENINQPGLYRIKVEASDGLEEALPQYLSFTVHSREDGNWPGVLMERIEADGEQIVLRLADDQWNDRSLPEGTIGSATSGTCARQSRENTPTLIEMNQAGGWTIDEHIRLTAGQGQAYTIADLQLVARNEELAAVIPSPSILGIQNGDTITEAGTAVRFWIPALPEGDQYASYVSTSYPNNYNFDLSFRIVETGQFIDSCLIRASAWRD, from the coding sequence ATGAATCATTCTGCGTCTGCCGGCCTTATAGTACTCACCACCCTGTGTCTGCTGCTCCTGAGTGCCTGTGGCAGCAGTAGCAGCAGTACTCCTGAAGACCCTGTCGCCGTGCTCTCAAGCGACCGCACCAGTCTGCCCATGGGCGAAAGCGTCCTGTTTGATGCCAGCGGCAGCACGCCAGGTGTTGGCAACAGCCTGAGCTACAGTTGGACCCTGCTCAGTCAGCCTGTTGGCAGCACCGTCACCCTGGTGTGCGAAGAGTCTGAGCTGCACAGTGCGCAGGAATCGCAAGACGGCGAAGGAGAAGAAGAGCAACAGCCTGCCGAAAGTGCAGACTGTATGAATGATGCCATACGCAAACTGTACACCGATCTGCCTGGAGCCTATGAGGTCAATGTACAGGTTGCGGACAGCAGAGCCAGCACCCATGCCCGCCAGACCATCAATGCGACGAATACCGAACCGGTTGCGGTCATCACCCCGGTTCCGTCCACCGCTTACCTGGGTTGGGTGCAGCTGGACGGCAGCCACAGCGCAGCGCCTACCGACGGTGATGCCGCCGAATTAACCTATGCGTGGAGCCTGACAGTGCCTGCTGCCAGTGACACCAGTCTGGATAATTTTACCGCAGTCAACCCCCGCTTTCTGGCCGATGCCGAAGGCACCTATACCGTTTCGCTGGTTGTACGGCATGGCGATACCTACAGTGCGCCAGCACATGTCGAGATAGACATATCCGCAGTGAATGCTATCCCGGTCGCCGATGTGGGCGGTACACAGGAAGGCAGTGATCGTGTATATCGTGTCAATCGCGGTGAAACCGTCACCCTGGATGGCACGGGCAGTACCGATGCCGACGGTGACGACCTTGCGTACTCCTGGCGCTTTGTCGGTGAATATGAGACTTTTCCTATTGTGCCAACCGGGTCGCAGGTCATGGAACTGACCGACGCTCGCAGCGCCACTCCGAGTTTTATTCCCGATATGGCTGGAACCTGGTATGTTGAACTGCACGTCCATGATGGCCTCTCCCGTTCCCAGCCAGCCACTGCCAAGGTCATTGTCACGAAGCCAGAGGATGCGCCCAACACCAGACCAGTTCTCGTCGCCAATACGAAACCGACTTATGTGGAAGCAAACGTTATCCATCGCCTCGTGGACTGGTTTGATGCCTATGATATCGACGGCGATACTCTGACCTTCACCTACACCTGGCTGGAAAAACCTTCTGGCAATACGGATCCCTTAAACTGGAACCCTCAGGGCATTATCATTGCGGCGCCTGGTACCTATACGGTCAGCATCGTTGCCAACGATGGTCACGAGGACAGCGAACCTCTGGAAATCACCCTCCAGGCGTCAGTGGGCGGTCTGGCAAATACCAGGCCCGTTGCAGAGGTCGTGGTGCCCGTTTCGACTGCTTTGACCGGACAGGTTGTCCTGCTTGATGGTACCAAATCCTATGACCCCGATGATGACCAGATTTTCTGGCAGTGGAGCTGGATTGAAAGGCCGGTAGGCAGCAACACCGACTTTCTTGATGGTACGGCCACCATGTCGCGGGCGGAATTTATCCCGGATGTGCCCGGTGCCTACATTGCCGCCTTGTCAGTGACCGACAGCCAGGGTGCCGTCTCGGTTCCCTGGCAGGTAAGCCGTCAGAATCACGCCACCTCATTGAAGACCGCCACGATTCTGGCGAAAGAACAGAACCATGCGCCCGTGCTGAATCCTGGCTTTACACACAGTGGTGGTGTCCGATTACATCAATTGGGGCGAGTTCGTCAGCAGGGCCTCTATTCACCCGTGGTGCTTGCCGAGGGAAAGATTCTCCCGGCGGTGAACATGCTGGCGGGGGGCTTTGATCCGGATGGTGACCGGCTGTACTACAACTGGACCCTTGAGGAACAGCCTGCGGACAGTACCGCGGAGCTGAGTTTGTGGGGCAGACTGGAATCAGGAACTGAACCCGATTCTGCGGCGGCTTTGGAGAACATTAACCAACCAGGTTTGTATCGCATCAAGGTTGAGGCCAGCGATGGCCTGGAGGAAGCTTTGCCTCAGTACCTCAGCTTTACCGTTCACAGTCGTGAGGACGGTAACTGGCCTGGCGTTCTGATGGAAAGAATAGAAGCTGATGGGGAGCAGATAGTATTACGACTGGCAGATGACCAATGGAACGACCGCAGCCTGCCCGAGGGAACGATTGGAAGTGCTACCAGCGGCACCTGTGCAAGGCAGAGCAGAGAGAATACTCCAACCCTGATCGAGATGAATCAGGCAGGCGGTTGGACGATTGATGAGCATATCCGCTTGACCGCCGGCCAGGGCCAGGCTTATACCATCGCAGACCTGCAGCTGGTGGCGAGGAACGAAGAGCTGGCAGCGGTTATCCCGTCTCCGAGCATTCTGGGTATCCAGAATGGCGACACCATCACCGAGGCCGGCACAGCTGTGCGCTTCTGGATTCCCGCCCTGCCGGAGGGTGACCAGTATGCGTCATATGTTAGTACCTCTTACCCAAACAACTATAACTTTGATTTGTCATTTCGCATTGTGGAAACGGGGCAGTTTATTGACAGCTGCCTCATTAGAGCAAGCGCGTGGAGGGATTGA
- a CDS encoding rhodanese-like domain-containing protein, translated as MPRVLLIFLTMGLFLLASAASAMAQNIPELNADDIRKRLGEPGFVVVDTRTNQEYLRGHITGAINISSQESRMYRDIARFLPQDKNTSLVFYCRGETCSLAPDAAMAAFRAGYRHVYTYRGGYPDWQSKGYPVSTADNNTIRN; from the coding sequence ATGCCTCGCGTCCTTCTCATTTTCCTGACCATGGGTCTGTTTCTGCTCGCCAGTGCTGCCAGCGCCATGGCGCAGAACATACCTGAGCTCAACGCAGACGACATAAGAAAACGCCTTGGCGAGCCCGGTTTTGTCGTGGTGGACACCCGCACCAACCAGGAGTACCTCCGCGGACACATCACCGGAGCCATCAACATCAGCTCCCAGGAATCCCGCATGTACCGCGATATCGCCCGTTTCCTGCCCCAGGACAAAAACACGAGCCTCGTCTTCTACTGCCGTGGCGAAACCTGCAGCCTGGCACCCGACGCTGCCATGGCCGCCTTTCGCGCAGGTTACCGCCACGTCTACACCTATCGCGGCGGCTACCCCGACTGGCAGAGCAAAGGGTATCCGGTCAGCACCGCTGACAACAACACGATCCGCAACTGA
- a CDS encoding response regulator produces the protein MPAIPEPGDSTLPALFSILYVEDDPSITVLYERMLQHLGFQRILSAADGEAGLHLFEQARPDIVLSDIMMPKMDGLDMVQRIKHISPETPIIMATAFSEKNFLMRSIEIGVDRYIVKPIDRKQFDSTLLGVCRTLYQQREAEEYAKRKIQMRINKATANTLSEVANIFPNPTIIYGSNGEIHFINDAFTMMFENTDLEMLSSRKTTLDQLFLKRPGFLNSLESFHPEDTLANRVLVRKNHINTIYQVNRRTIVLGENQEHCQVFSFTNVTRLEYEKHKSQNLARLLREAIKVRMPAQKTTATETTPASSATPLLSNAELAVLRRSHLHKTPASEYINGLDEIVIGQVEELAEVDFELEEHLIELARTPNREYRELIAADMEKYARAMRQLVDFNDLAFALEQLGELIRSIAPQAININKFIVLMDSVRKDLADWRQMIFITREALDIHYLDSSLFSSCLQIQLDFAPGDSDGNDGTGDLELF, from the coding sequence GCACTGTTCTCCATACTGTACGTGGAAGACGACCCATCCATTACCGTTCTCTATGAGCGCATGCTTCAGCACCTGGGCTTTCAGCGCATCCTGAGCGCGGCAGATGGAGAAGCCGGTCTGCACCTCTTTGAGCAGGCACGCCCCGATATTGTGCTTTCCGATATCATGATGCCCAAGATGGACGGCCTCGACATGGTGCAGCGCATCAAACACATCAGCCCTGAAACTCCCATCATCATGGCCACTGCCTTTAGTGAAAAAAACTTCCTTATGCGCTCCATTGAAATCGGCGTCGATCGCTATATCGTCAAGCCCATTGACCGTAAACAATTCGACTCCACCCTCCTGGGCGTATGCCGCACGCTTTATCAACAACGCGAAGCGGAAGAGTACGCGAAACGCAAGATTCAGATGCGTATCAACAAAGCCACCGCAAACACCCTGAGCGAAGTGGCGAATATCTTCCCCAACCCCACCATCATCTACGGAAGCAACGGTGAAATACACTTCATCAACGACGCCTTCACCATGATGTTCGAAAACACTGATCTGGAAATGCTGAGCAGCCGAAAAACAACCCTCGACCAGTTATTCCTGAAACGCCCTGGCTTCCTGAACAGCCTTGAAAGCTTCCACCCCGAAGATACCCTTGCGAATCGCGTCCTGGTGCGAAAAAATCACATAAACACCATTTACCAGGTCAACCGTCGTACCATCGTTCTGGGCGAAAACCAGGAGCACTGCCAGGTATTCAGTTTCACCAATGTCACCCGCCTTGAGTATGAAAAACATAAAAGCCAGAACCTGGCCCGCCTGCTGCGAGAGGCCATTAAAGTCCGCATGCCCGCCCAGAAGACCACCGCCACAGAAACCACACCCGCCAGCTCTGCCACACCCCTGCTCAGCAACGCTGAACTGGCGGTCCTGCGACGCAGCCACCTGCATAAAACCCCTGCCAGTGAATACATCAACGGCCTTGATGAAATTGTCATTGGTCAAGTGGAAGAGCTGGCGGAAGTAGACTTTGAATTAGAGGAGCACCTTATTGAGCTGGCGCGAACCCCCAATCGAGAATACCGGGAACTGATCGCAGCAGATATGGAAAAGTACGCCCGGGCCATGCGGCAGCTTGTGGACTTCAACGACCTGGCCTTCGCCCTTGAGCAACTGGGAGAACTCATTCGCTCCATTGCCCCCCAAGCCATCAACATCAACAAGTTTATCGTCCTTATGGACAGCGTCCGTAAAGATCTTGCCGACTGGCGACAGATGATCTTCATCACCCGTGAAGCCCTGGATATCCACTACCTTGACAGTTCGCTTTTCAGCTCCTGCCTGCAGATTCAACTGGATTTCGCGCCAGGTGACAGCGATGGCAATGACGGAACCGGCGACCTGGAGCTTTTTTAG